One window of the Thermasporomyces composti genome contains the following:
- the murA gene encoding UDP-N-acetylglucosamine 1-carboxyvinyltransferase: MERLRIQGGARLVGEVTVTGAKNSVLKLMAAALLARGRTVLHDVPDILDVRYMGELLERLGCGVESRGGTLVIDVPDEVDYAADYTLVRRLRASIIVLGPLLARCRRAQVALPGGDSIGSRGLGMHVAGLAKMGADIRVEHGYVIAEAPGGLRGNEILLDFPSVGATENLLLAATLAEGTTIIDNAAREPEIVDIAEMLSRMGAKIGGIGTSTLEIEGPASLSPVEHTVVPDRVVAGTWAIGATVTGGDVRLRNARADHLSIVLEKLTKAGADVETTHDGFAVRMDRRPRAVDIVTLPYPGFPTDLQPMMVTLAAVSEGTSMVTENLFDGRFRFVQELARLGADVETDGHHAVVRGRPTLSGAPVEATDIRAGAALVLAGLVAEGETVVSGVHHIDRGYPDMAGVLRGLGAHVEREPDDFAK, from the coding sequence GTGGAACGGCTACGAATCCAGGGAGGGGCCCGCCTCGTCGGCGAGGTCACCGTCACCGGCGCCAAGAACAGCGTCCTGAAGTTGATGGCGGCGGCGCTGTTGGCGCGCGGTCGTACCGTCCTGCACGACGTGCCAGACATCCTTGACGTCCGCTACATGGGTGAGCTGCTGGAGCGGCTCGGTTGCGGGGTCGAGAGCCGGGGCGGGACCCTCGTCATCGACGTGCCCGACGAGGTCGACTACGCCGCCGACTACACCCTCGTGCGGAGACTTCGGGCGTCCATCATCGTCCTGGGACCCTTGCTGGCCCGCTGTCGTCGAGCTCAGGTCGCGTTGCCCGGTGGCGACAGCATCGGATCCCGCGGGCTTGGCATGCACGTGGCGGGCCTGGCGAAGATGGGCGCCGACATCCGGGTCGAGCACGGGTACGTGATCGCGGAGGCGCCCGGCGGCCTGCGCGGCAATGAGATCTTGCTCGACTTCCCGAGCGTCGGCGCCACGGAGAACCTCCTGCTGGCCGCCACCCTCGCCGAGGGGACGACAATCATCGACAACGCCGCCCGCGAGCCCGAGATCGTCGACATCGCGGAGATGCTGTCGCGGATGGGCGCCAAGATCGGCGGGATCGGGACGTCCACCCTGGAGATCGAAGGGCCGGCGTCGCTCAGTCCGGTGGAGCACACCGTGGTTCCGGATCGCGTCGTCGCTGGGACGTGGGCCATCGGCGCCACGGTGACGGGAGGCGACGTGCGGCTGCGCAACGCGCGCGCCGACCACCTCAGCATCGTGCTGGAGAAGCTGACGAAGGCCGGTGCCGACGTCGAGACGACGCACGACGGGTTCGCCGTCCGGATGGACCGGCGACCACGGGCGGTCGACATCGTCACCCTGCCGTATCCGGGCTTTCCAACCGACCTGCAACCGATGATGGTGACGCTGGCGGCGGTCAGCGAGGGCACGTCGATGGTGACCGAGAACCTCTTCGACGGCCGGTTCAGGTTCGTCCAGGAGCTCGCCCGACTCGGTGCGGACGTGGAGACCGACGGGCACCACGCGGTCGTGCGTGGCAGGCCGACCTTGTCGGGGGCGCCGGTGGAGGCGACCGACATTCGCGCGGGCGCGGCACTCGTCTTGGCCGGCCTGGTCGCGGAGGGGGAAACCGTCGTGTCCGGTGTCCACCACATCGACCGGGGGTACCCGGACATGGCCGGCGTCCTGCGCGGTCTGGGAGCGCACGTGGAGCGGGAGCCGGACGATTTCGCCAAGTAG
- a CDS encoding cob(I)yrinic acid a,c-diamide adenosyltransferase: MVRLTRIYTRAGDSGTTRLVDNSKVSKTDLRLQAYADVDEANASIGVALALGALDDDIAAVLVQVQNDLFDVGADLGNPVRPDESGVLRVTPAYVERLEAWCDQFNERLEPLRSFVLPGGTPGAALLHAARTVVRRAERSAWAAVEAHASTVNQEALKYLNRLSDLLFVLARVANKATGDVVWRPGGRPESA; this comes from the coding sequence ATGGTCAGGCTCACCCGCATCTACACCCGTGCCGGCGACAGCGGCACCACCCGGCTCGTCGACAACAGCAAGGTGTCGAAGACCGATCTACGGCTTCAGGCGTACGCCGACGTCGACGAGGCGAACGCCAGCATCGGTGTGGCCCTGGCGCTGGGTGCTCTTGACGACGACATCGCCGCCGTCCTCGTCCAGGTGCAGAACGACCTGTTCGACGTGGGCGCGGACCTCGGCAATCCGGTCCGTCCGGACGAGAGCGGTGTCCTCCGGGTGACGCCCGCCTACGTCGAGCGACTCGAGGCCTGGTGTGACCAGTTCAACGAGCGTCTGGAGCCCTTGCGGTCGTTCGTCCTGCCCGGCGGAACCCCTGGAGCCGCGCTGCTCCACGCCGCGCGCACCGTCGTCCGACGCGCGGAGCGGTCCGCCTGGGCGGCCGTGGAGGCGCACGCCTCGACGGTCAACCAGGAGGCGCTGAAGTACCTCAACCGGCTGTCGGACCTGCTCTTCGTGCTCGCCCGGGTCGCCAACAAGGCGACGGGAGACGTCGTGTGGCGGCCGGGAGGTCGTCCCGAGTCGGCGTAG
- a CDS encoding DUF2550 domain-containing protein, with product MIEIILDAAGIFLALVVVVLAGFAFRRRFLQRRGGTFDCSVRLRDRGSGKGWVLGIARYSGDSVEWFRVFSFSPRPKRRFSRNDLVVRSRREPMTTEAVGLYAGHVVVECVRSDGTIVELAMAEDALTGFLAWLEAAPPGRTRGPLTL from the coding sequence ATGATCGAGATCATCCTCGACGCCGCGGGAATCTTCCTCGCCCTGGTTGTTGTCGTGTTGGCCGGATTCGCGTTCCGGCGACGTTTCCTCCAACGGCGTGGCGGCACCTTCGACTGCAGTGTCCGACTACGCGACCGGGGAAGCGGCAAGGGCTGGGTCCTGGGAATCGCCCGCTACTCCGGCGACTCGGTCGAGTGGTTCCGGGTCTTCTCGTTCAGTCCTCGGCCTAAGCGCCGATTCTCGCGGAACGATCTCGTCGTCCGATCTCGCCGCGAGCCGATGACCACGGAGGCCGTCGGCCTGTACGCCGGGCACGTCGTCGTCGAGTGCGTCCGATCAGACGGCACGATCGTTGAGCTGGCGATGGCCGAAGACGCCTTGACTGGCTTCCTCGCCTGGCTCGAGGCAGCCCCACCTGGACGCACCCGCGGTCCTCTCACCTTGTGA
- a CDS encoding F0F1 ATP synthase subunit epsilon: MAKPLHVELVAPDRTVWSGEAATVVARTTEGDLGVLPGHEPFLGLLADGVVEIRTPEGEEWVAAVHGGFLSVANDRVSILAEYAELAHEIDLEQARRDLQRAREAGELTEEALARVRRAEARIRAAERST, from the coding sequence GTGGCGAAGCCCTTGCACGTCGAGCTTGTGGCGCCCGACCGCACGGTCTGGTCAGGGGAGGCCGCCACGGTCGTGGCGCGTACGACCGAGGGCGACCTCGGCGTCCTGCCAGGTCACGAACCGTTCCTCGGCCTTCTGGCCGACGGCGTGGTCGAGATCCGCACCCCGGAGGGCGAGGAGTGGGTGGCCGCCGTCCACGGCGGCTTCCTGTCCGTCGCGAACGACCGGGTCTCGATCCTCGCCGAGTACGCTGAGCTGGCTCACGAGATCGACCTCGAGCAGGCGCGACGCGACCTGCAACGCGCCCGGGAAGCGGGCGAACTCACCGAGGAAGCGCTCGCACGCGTGCGTCGGGCCGAAGCCCGAATCCGCGCCGCCGAGCGCAGTACATAG
- the atpD gene encoding F0F1 ATP synthase subunit beta gives MTATVTEKTAEEAQARVGRIVRVIGTVVDVEFPPGELPDVYNALKTTVKLGDQTNTITMEVAQHLGDNVVRAISLKPTDGLVRGQEVIDTGEYITVPVGEVAKGHVWDVTGECLNLKPGERLEIKERWPIHRPAPAFDQLEGKTEMLVTGIKVIDLLTPYVKGGKIGLFGGAGVGKTVLIQEMIIRVARNFGGTSVFAGVGERTREGNDLILDFEESGVIKDTALVFGQMDEPPGTRLRVALAGLTMAEYFRDVEKQDVLLFIDNIFRFTQAGAEVSTLLGRMPSAVGYQPNLADEMGALQERITSTRGHSITSMQAVYVPADDYTDPAPATAFTHFDATTELSRALFAQAIYPAVDPLTSTSRILDPRYISQEHYETAIRVKQILQRNQELQDIIAILGIDELPEEDKITVARARKLQRFLSQNTFAAEQFTGIPGSFVPLEETVESFKRICDGEYDHVPEQAFYMVGGIEDVERKWAEIQKDL, from the coding sequence ATGACTGCCACGGTTACCGAGAAGACCGCCGAGGAGGCGCAGGCCAGAGTCGGCCGGATCGTACGCGTCATCGGGACGGTCGTCGACGTCGAGTTCCCGCCCGGCGAGCTGCCCGATGTCTACAACGCGCTCAAGACCACGGTGAAGCTCGGCGACCAGACCAACACCATCACGATGGAGGTCGCGCAGCACCTGGGCGACAACGTGGTGCGCGCGATCTCGCTCAAGCCGACGGACGGTCTGGTTCGCGGCCAGGAGGTCATCGACACCGGTGAGTACATCACCGTCCCGGTGGGTGAGGTGGCCAAGGGTCACGTCTGGGACGTCACCGGCGAGTGCCTCAACCTCAAGCCGGGGGAGCGCCTGGAGATCAAGGAGCGCTGGCCGATCCACCGGCCCGCGCCGGCCTTCGACCAGCTGGAAGGTAAGACCGAGATGCTGGTCACCGGCATCAAGGTCATCGACCTTCTCACCCCCTACGTCAAGGGTGGCAAGATCGGCCTGTTCGGTGGCGCCGGCGTCGGCAAGACGGTGCTCATCCAGGAGATGATCATCCGGGTGGCCCGCAACTTCGGTGGTACGTCGGTGTTCGCCGGCGTGGGTGAGCGGACCCGTGAGGGTAACGACCTGATCCTCGACTTCGAGGAGAGCGGCGTCATCAAGGACACCGCCTTGGTGTTCGGCCAGATGGACGAGCCACCGGGTACCCGACTCCGGGTCGCGCTCGCGGGTCTGACGATGGCGGAGTACTTCCGCGACGTCGAGAAGCAGGACGTCCTGCTGTTCATCGACAACATCTTCCGGTTCACCCAGGCCGGTGCGGAGGTCTCGACGCTGCTGGGCCGGATGCCCTCCGCGGTGGGTTACCAGCCGAACCTCGCGGACGAGATGGGTGCCCTGCAGGAGCGGATCACCTCCACACGGGGTCACTCCATCACCTCGATGCAGGCGGTGTACGTCCCCGCGGACGACTACACCGACCCCGCCCCGGCCACGGCGTTCACCCACTTCGACGCCACCACGGAGCTGTCCCGGGCGCTGTTCGCCCAGGCGATCTACCCAGCGGTCGACCCGCTGACCTCGACGTCGCGGATCCTCGACCCGCGCTACATCTCGCAGGAGCACTACGAGACGGCGATCCGCGTCAAGCAGATCCTGCAGCGCAACCAGGAGTTGCAGGACATCATCGCGATCCTCGGTATCGACGAGCTGCCCGAAGAGGACAAGATCACCGTCGCTCGGGCGCGGAAGCTGCAGCGCTTCCTGTCGCAGAACACCTTCGCGGCGGAGCAGTTCACCGGCATTCCGGGCTCGTTCGTCCCGCTGGAGGAGACCGTCGAGTCGTTCAAGCGAATCTGCGACGGCGAGTACGACCACGTCCCCGAGCAGGCCTTCTACATGGTCGGCGGTATCGAGGACGTCGAGCGGAAGTGGGCGGAGATTCAGAAGGATCTCTGA
- a CDS encoding F0F1 ATP synthase subunit gamma, which yields MAGKIRLYRQRIRSVSTIKKSTRAMELVAASRIRRAQERSQAATPYARELTRAVSALVTFSHVDHPLLTERENPRRAAVLVISSDRGLAGAYSANVIREAERLGELLRGAGKEVALYVCGRKAVSYYRFRRREIVRDWTGFSDNPQYAHAKEVGETLIDAFLAGSDKGGVDEIHIVYTQFVSMISQRPEVIRLLPLEVVEGEEPPEPSEALPLYEFEPSAAEVLDTLLPRYVENRIYHCMLQAAASEHAARQRAMKSATENAEELIRTLTREANQARQAEITQEISEIVGGANALADATAGSE from the coding sequence ATGGCAGGCAAGATCCGCCTCTACCGCCAGCGCATCCGCTCGGTGTCGACGATCAAGAAGAGCACACGAGCGATGGAGCTGGTCGCCGCGTCGCGCATCCGCAGGGCGCAGGAGCGCTCGCAGGCGGCGACGCCGTACGCGCGTGAGCTGACCCGCGCGGTGTCGGCGCTGGTGACCTTCTCCCACGTCGACCACCCGTTGCTCACCGAGCGGGAGAACCCACGGCGGGCGGCGGTCCTGGTGATCTCCAGCGACCGCGGCCTGGCGGGGGCCTACTCCGCCAACGTGATCCGCGAGGCCGAACGTCTCGGCGAGCTCCTCCGCGGGGCGGGCAAGGAAGTCGCCCTCTACGTCTGCGGTCGCAAGGCGGTGTCGTACTACCGGTTCCGCCGCCGTGAGATCGTGCGGGACTGGACGGGCTTCTCCGACAACCCGCAGTACGCCCACGCCAAGGAGGTCGGCGAGACGTTGATCGACGCGTTCCTCGCCGGATCCGACAAGGGCGGTGTCGACGAGATCCACATCGTCTACACGCAGTTCGTGTCGATGATCAGCCAGCGGCCGGAGGTCATCCGCCTGCTGCCGTTGGAGGTCGTCGAGGGAGAGGAACCGCCGGAGCCCAGCGAGGCGCTGCCGCTGTATGAGTTCGAGCCGTCGGCGGCGGAGGTGCTCGACACGCTCCTGCCCCGCTATGTCGAGAACCGCATCTACCACTGCATGTTGCAAGCGGCGGCGAGCGAGCACGCGGCCCGGCAGCGCGCCATGAAGTCGGCCACCGAGAACGCGGAGGAGCTCATCAGGACGCTCACCCGTGAGGCCAACCAGGCCCGCCAGGCCGAGATCACCCAGGAGATCAGCGAGATCGTCGGTGGTGCGAACGCGCTCGCCGACGCAACTGCCGGGAGCGAGTGA
- the atpA gene encoding F0F1 ATP synthase subunit alpha, whose product MSELTIRPEEIRDALERFVSDYQPEAAAAEEVGTVVEAGDGIAHIEGLPSAMANELLEFEDGTLGMALNLDVRQIGAVILGDFTGIEEGQTVRRTGQVLSVPVGEAYLGRVVDAMGNPVDGLGPLEGLTERRALELQAPSVMMRQPVKEPLQTGIKAIDSMIPIGRGQRELLIGDRKTGKTTVAIDTILNQRQNWLTGDPKKQVRCIYVAIGQKGSTIAEVKRTLEEGGAMEYTTIIAAPASDPAGFKYIAPYTGSAIGQHWMYQGKHVLIVFDDLSKQAEAYRAMSLLLRRPPGREAYPGDVFYLHSRLLERCAKLSDELGGGSLTGFPVIETKANDISAYIPTNVISITDGQIFFQSDLFNANQRPAIDVGLSVSRVGGSAQTKAMRKVAGQLKLDLAQYREMQAFAMFASDLDAASRRQLERGQRLTELLKQPQSSPYPVEEQVVSIWVGTTGKLDNVPVQDVRRFEAELLDFLRRERPGILNSIRETLDLTDDTIKALEEAVTDFKQTFETSEGRLLEPGREEFEALEEESVEQEKIVRQKRS is encoded by the coding sequence ATGTCGGAGCTGACGATTCGCCCGGAGGAGATCCGGGACGCACTGGAGCGCTTCGTCTCGGACTACCAGCCGGAGGCGGCTGCGGCCGAGGAGGTTGGCACGGTCGTCGAGGCCGGTGACGGCATCGCGCACATCGAAGGCCTGCCGTCGGCGATGGCGAACGAGCTGCTGGAGTTCGAGGACGGCACCCTCGGCATGGCGCTCAACCTCGACGTCCGGCAGATCGGTGCCGTCATCCTGGGTGACTTCACCGGCATCGAGGAGGGCCAGACGGTCCGCCGTACCGGACAGGTGCTCTCGGTGCCGGTCGGTGAGGCGTACCTCGGCCGCGTCGTCGACGCGATGGGCAACCCGGTCGACGGCCTCGGACCCCTCGAGGGCCTGACCGAGCGGCGAGCTCTGGAGCTGCAGGCGCCGAGCGTGATGATGCGGCAGCCGGTGAAGGAGCCGCTGCAGACCGGTATCAAGGCGATCGACTCGATGATCCCGATCGGGCGGGGCCAGCGTGAGCTGCTCATCGGCGACCGGAAGACCGGCAAGACCACCGTCGCGATCGACACGATCCTCAACCAGCGGCAGAACTGGCTGACGGGCGACCCGAAGAAGCAGGTTCGCTGCATCTACGTCGCGATCGGGCAGAAGGGCAGCACGATCGCGGAGGTCAAGCGCACGCTCGAAGAGGGCGGCGCGATGGAGTACACGACGATCATCGCTGCCCCGGCGTCCGACCCGGCGGGCTTCAAGTACATCGCCCCCTACACCGGCTCGGCGATCGGCCAGCACTGGATGTACCAGGGCAAGCACGTCCTGATCGTCTTCGACGACCTGTCGAAGCAGGCCGAGGCGTACCGCGCGATGTCGCTGCTGCTGCGGCGGCCGCCCGGCCGTGAGGCGTACCCCGGAGACGTGTTCTACCTCCACTCCCGCCTGCTCGAGCGGTGCGCGAAGCTCTCCGACGAGCTCGGTGGGGGATCGCTGACCGGCTTCCCCGTGATCGAGACCAAGGCCAACGACATCTCGGCCTACATCCCCACGAACGTCATCTCGATCACCGACGGGCAGATCTTCTTCCAGTCCGACCTGTTCAACGCCAACCAGCGGCCGGCCATCGACGTCGGTCTGTCGGTCTCCCGGGTGGGTGGCTCGGCGCAGACCAAGGCGATGCGGAAGGTGGCTGGTCAGCTCAAGCTCGACCTGGCCCAGTACCGCGAGATGCAGGCGTTCGCGATGTTCGCCTCCGACCTGGACGCGGCGTCCCGGCGCCAGCTGGAGCGTGGTCAGCGCCTGACCGAGCTGCTCAAGCAGCCGCAGTCCTCGCCGTACCCGGTGGAAGAGCAGGTCGTCTCCATCTGGGTCGGCACCACCGGCAAGCTCGACAACGTGCCTGTGCAGGACGTGCGTCGGTTCGAGGCGGAGCTGCTGGACTTCCTGCGTCGGGAGCGTCCCGGCATCCTCAACTCGATCCGCGAGACGCTCGACCTGACCGACGACACGATCAAGGCGCTGGAAGAGGCGGTGACCGACTTCAAGCAGACCTTCGAGACCTCCGAGGGCCGGCTCCTCGAGCCGGGACGGGAGGAGTTCGAGGCGCTGGAGGAGGAATCCGTCGAGCAGGAGAAGATCGTTCGGCAGAAGCGGAGCTGA
- a CDS encoding F0F1 ATP synthase subunit delta, which translates to MIEFRGASRHSLATLRDQLRDLSATAGQLETAGAELFAVAGTLDAQAPLRRALTDPARRPDDRAELIATLLRSRISEVALSLVLAAVRLSWSRVRDLADALEHLGVLALVRAAEVEGRLDDLEDDLFRFARLVESDDQLLRTLTDPKFPGQRRAELVRTLLEGRAVRPAVRLVEQAVVAPRGLSLVEALDGFSRTAAAWRQRLVATVRTAVPLSEADRQRLVRVLSRRYGHNVDVNVLVDPGVIGGLRVELGDEVIDGTVAGRLEDARRRLVG; encoded by the coding sequence ATGATCGAGTTCCGCGGTGCTTCGCGTCACTCGCTCGCGACGCTTCGCGACCAGCTGCGCGACCTGTCAGCCACCGCTGGGCAGCTGGAGACGGCCGGAGCCGAGCTCTTCGCCGTCGCGGGCACGCTCGACGCGCAGGCACCTCTTCGCCGGGCCCTCACCGACCCGGCGCGCCGCCCCGACGACCGGGCGGAGCTCATCGCGACGCTTCTGCGGTCGAGGATCAGCGAGGTGGCCCTCTCGCTGGTCCTCGCCGCGGTCAGGTTGTCCTGGTCGCGGGTGCGTGACCTCGCCGACGCTCTCGAACACCTCGGGGTGCTGGCGCTGGTCCGCGCGGCGGAGGTGGAAGGTCGCCTTGACGACCTCGAGGACGATCTCTTCCGCTTCGCCAGGTTGGTGGAGAGCGACGACCAGTTGTTGCGGACCCTCACCGACCCCAAGTTCCCCGGCCAGCGGCGTGCGGAGCTCGTCCGGACCCTCCTGGAGGGCAGGGCGGTGCGACCCGCCGTACGCTTGGTGGAGCAAGCCGTGGTGGCGCCACGGGGCCTGTCGCTCGTCGAGGCTCTTGACGGCTTCAGCCGAACCGCGGCGGCGTGGCGGCAACGACTCGTGGCGACCGTCCGCACCGCGGTTCCGCTCAGCGAGGCGGATCGGCAGCGGCTGGTCCGCGTCCTGAGCCGTCGGTATGGCCACAACGTCGATGTCAACGTCCTGGTCGACCCCGGCGTGATCGGCGGCCTGCGGGTCGAGCTGGGCGACGAGGTGATCGACGGCACCGTCGCGGGCCGCCTGGAGGACGCACGGCGGCGGCTCGTCGGCTGA
- a CDS encoding F0F1 ATP synthase subunit B, which produces MILVAAEEVNPLVPHVSEMILGGVVFLILLFLVSKFVTPRFEQAFAERTKAIEGGLKQAEEMQAQAKAALEQYQEQLAQARHDAARIRQEAKEEGAAIVAEMRAQAQEEAQRILAAAQAQIEAERQRAVSQLRAEVGELAIQLANRIVGEALEDEVRQRRIVERFLEDIEREPAGEPR; this is translated from the coding sequence ATGATCCTTGTAGCCGCAGAGGAAGTGAACCCTCTGGTTCCCCACGTCTCCGAGATGATCCTCGGCGGCGTGGTCTTCCTCATCCTCCTCTTCCTGGTGTCGAAGTTCGTCACGCCGCGCTTCGAGCAGGCCTTCGCTGAGCGCACCAAGGCGATCGAGGGCGGACTCAAGCAGGCGGAGGAGATGCAGGCCCAGGCCAAGGCTGCTCTTGAGCAGTACCAGGAGCAGCTCGCGCAGGCCCGGCACGACGCCGCTCGCATCCGGCAGGAGGCCAAGGAGGAAGGGGCCGCGATCGTCGCCGAGATGCGGGCACAGGCACAGGAGGAGGCGCAGCGCATCCTCGCTGCGGCACAGGCCCAGATCGAGGCGGAACGCCAGCGTGCGGTGAGCCAGCTCCGCGCCGAGGTCGGTGAGCTGGCGATCCAGCTCGCCAACCGGATCGTCGGCGAGGCGCTGGAGGATGAGGTTCGCCAGCGCCGCATCGTCGAGCGGTTCCTGGAGGACATCGAGCGCGAACCTGCTGGGGAGCCCCGATGA
- the atpE gene encoding ATP synthase F0 subunit C → MIGNLNMLGYGLATLGPGIGVGLVFAAFINGVARQPEAQGRLQSIAILGFALIEALAIIGIALAFALPSS, encoded by the coding sequence ATGATCGGCAACCTCAACATGCTGGGCTACGGCCTGGCGACCCTCGGTCCCGGTATCGGCGTGGGTCTGGTCTTCGCCGCGTTCATCAACGGTGTTGCCCGGCAGCCTGAGGCACAGGGCCGGCTCCAGTCGATCGCGATTCTTGGCTTCGCGCTCATCGAGGCGCTGGCGATCATCGGTATCGCGTTGGCGTTCGCCCTTCCGTCCAGCTGA
- the atpB gene encoding F0F1 ATP synthase subunit A: protein MSTVVVSAAGGDGFVAPGPASFDLPPIVAGVTKPMVLIVLSAILVAWFFISSARPAAIVPGKLQYVGELAYGFVRNSVARDIIGGTEYIKYVPLLVAMFFFVLLNNFFATIPGIQFPTFSHVGFAYVLAFISWVVYNAVGIRKHGFLGYLKHSTIPSGVPAFILPLLIPMEFASNIIFRPITLSLRLFANMFAGHLLIMLFALGGEYLLLHASGLIAKPAGLLTFVFGILIGFLEILVQVLQAYVFTFLTAMYISGALAEEH from the coding sequence GTGAGCACGGTAGTCGTCAGCGCCGCCGGCGGTGACGGATTCGTCGCACCAGGTCCAGCCTCCTTCGACCTGCCACCGATCGTCGCGGGCGTCACCAAGCCCATGGTGCTCATCGTGCTGTCGGCAATCCTCGTGGCCTGGTTCTTCATCTCCAGCGCGCGGCCGGCGGCGATCGTGCCCGGCAAGCTGCAGTACGTCGGTGAGCTGGCCTACGGCTTCGTCCGCAACAGCGTCGCACGGGACATCATCGGCGGGACGGAGTACATCAAGTACGTCCCGCTCCTCGTGGCGATGTTCTTCTTCGTCTTGCTCAATAACTTCTTCGCCACGATCCCAGGCATCCAGTTCCCGACGTTCTCTCACGTCGGCTTTGCCTACGTGCTCGCGTTCATCTCCTGGGTCGTCTACAACGCGGTCGGCATTCGCAAGCACGGCTTCCTCGGGTATTTGAAGCACAGCACGATTCCGTCGGGGGTCCCGGCGTTCATCTTGCCGCTGCTCATCCCGATGGAGTTCGCCTCCAACATCATCTTCCGGCCGATCACGCTCTCACTCCGGCTCTTCGCGAACATGTTCGCGGGTCACCTGCTCATCATGCTGTTCGCGCTCGGGGGCGAGTACCTCCTGCTCCACGCGAGCGGCTTGATCGCGAAGCCAGCGGGACTCCTGACGTTCGTGTTCGGCATTCTCATCGGCTTCCTGGAGATCCTGGTGCAGGTGCTCCAGGCGTACGTCTTCACCTTCCTCACTGCCATGTACATCTCCGGAGCTCTTGCCGAAGAGCACTGA
- a CDS encoding MraY family glycosyltransferase: MREYLLVLLVTAAVTYLLGGAARRFAARIGAIKPISDRDVHAAPIPRLGGLAVLGGVVAGFVVATQLPFLGMLPEIRGDAWSLLLAGAVIAFVGAVDDLVQLDAITRLAGQTVAAGILVVSGVQLNWLPLPNGTTLSLSPAQSAIISAVAIIAMANAVNFVDGLDGLAAGVVGLGAAAFFSYSYLLAVDRSLNRATTATLVTVVVAGACLGFLPHNFFPARVFLGDSGAYLLGLLLTASTISLTGWLDPSVMATDGVRQSLLPALLPLILPIAVLALPFIDLVLAVIRRTKAGRHPFDADQKHLHHRLHLELGHSHRGAVLVMYLWAGLLAFGVVAVGLWATWLTVSVVACAVVVAIAVTAMLPKRRAVPVAVTRGR, translated from the coding sequence GTGCGTGAGTATCTGCTCGTTCTGCTCGTCACGGCCGCCGTCACCTATTTGCTAGGCGGGGCGGCCCGGCGGTTCGCGGCGCGCATCGGCGCGATCAAGCCGATCAGCGACCGAGATGTCCACGCCGCTCCCATCCCGCGGTTGGGGGGCCTCGCGGTGCTCGGAGGCGTCGTGGCCGGGTTCGTCGTGGCCACCCAGCTGCCCTTCCTGGGAATGCTGCCCGAGATCCGAGGTGACGCCTGGAGCCTGCTGCTCGCCGGCGCGGTCATCGCCTTCGTCGGCGCGGTCGACGACCTCGTCCAGTTGGACGCGATCACCCGACTGGCGGGACAGACGGTGGCAGCCGGCATCCTCGTCGTCTCGGGAGTGCAGCTGAACTGGCTGCCGTTGCCGAACGGGACGACCTTGTCGCTCTCGCCGGCCCAGAGCGCCATCATCTCCGCGGTCGCGATCATCGCGATGGCCAACGCGGTCAACTTCGTCGACGGCCTGGATGGACTCGCGGCCGGCGTGGTCGGACTCGGAGCGGCGGCGTTCTTCAGCTATTCGTACCTCCTGGCGGTCGATCGCTCGCTCAACCGCGCGACCACCGCCACCCTCGTGACCGTCGTCGTCGCGGGCGCCTGCCTCGGCTTCCTCCCGCACAACTTCTTCCCCGCGCGGGTCTTCCTCGGTGACTCCGGCGCCTACCTGCTGGGCCTGCTGCTCACCGCCTCGACGATCAGCTTGACCGGGTGGCTCGATCCGAGCGTGATGGCCACCGATGGTGTCCGGCAGAGTCTGCTCCCCGCGCTCCTCCCGCTCATCCTCCCCATCGCCGTGCTGGCGTTGCCGTTCATCGACCTGGTGCTGGCGGTGATCCGGCGCACGAAGGCGGGACGTCACCCGTTCGACGCCGACCAGAAGCACCTCCACCACCGGCTGCATCTCGAGCTCGGTCACTCGCACCGGGGAGCGGTCCTCGTCATGTACCTCTGGGCTGGTCTGCTCGCCTTCGGCGTCGTCGCGGTGGGTCTGTGGGCGACCTGGCTGACCGTCAGCGTGGTGGCGTGCGCGGTGGTGGTCGCGATCGCCGTGACGGCGATGCTGCCGAAGCGGCGCGCGGTCCCTGTGGCGGTGACGCGCGGTCGATGA